The Methanomicrobia archaeon DNA segment CTTGCTTTCATTTACCTCTTTTTAAAGCCTTTCATAGCTGCGATTTCGCCCGTAGCTTACCATAACCTTTTAAATCGGCGAACCGAACCGTCTTGTAGGCAGGTACTCGAGATGCGAAAAAATGTCGCGATCGTCGCGGTCATCGTGCTCTGTATACTCTCAGCGTCAATCGGCTATATGCTCAGTCCCGCATTTGATCCCGAAAAACAGGCGGATCATTACTCACGAGCGCCCGAGGGGGGGTTATACGATTCCCTACCGGTACCCGCGCCAGCCGGAAAAGGCGCAGCCGAAACCTCCTCGAGCGCCCTTACGCCGACTGCGGAGCAGAAGCTCATCCAGCGTGCCTCGCTGAGCATCGAAGTAGCGAACTATCAGACGGGCTCTGACGCACTCAGCCAGATCGTCGAACGAGCGGGCGGCTTCATTTCTGACTCATACTCGTACGTTACTCGCACGGATCGCAAGCGAGGTGATATAACGATCCGGGTGCCCAGCGATCAGTTTCTTATGGTACTTGCAGACCTGGAGAAACTCGGTACGGTAACCTCGCAGCACATCTCGGGTGAGGACGTCACGGAAGAGTATATCGATCTGCAGGCGCGGCTGAACAATTCGAAGCGTCAGGAGCAGCGGCTACTGGAGATCCTGGAGCGGGCCGAGACCGTGGAGGAGATCCTGGAGGTCGAGCGCGAGCTGGAGCGTGTCCGGAGCGGGATCGAGCAGATGACCGGCCGGATCACCTATTTGGAGAACCGGATCGAGCTTGCCACCATTACGGTATCCTTATATGAGCCGGAGCCGATAACGCAGAGCTGGGGCATACGGGACGCGCTTCGTGCGGCCTTTGGCGGGTTTGTTGCGGTGATACGGGGTCTGATAATCGCTGTAGGGTACGCATTACCGATTCTCATCCTGCTCGGGCTGGGCTGGATCATCAGATCGTGCATAGTACGAAGAAGGCGTGGCCGCACCGTGTAACCTGAGAAGATCAGGGGGAATAACGATCGCCACTACGTTGTTCGCGCGATCGCCCTTAACGGTACAACGTGCAGTTTCCCATCCTTTTCATACACGTCAGCGTCCACCTTAAACACCACCCGGATATTCTCCGGTGTGATGACCGTGGCCGGGTTGCCGACCGACAGGATTCCACCGCCATTCATGAGCACGATCTTGTCGGCGAACCGCGCGGCCAGGTTGAGATCGTGGATCGCCATCATCGCGGAGATCTCATTCTTGCGCACGATGCTCTTGACGGTGTGCATCACCTCGAGCTGGTGTCGAATGTCAAGATTAGAGGTTGGCTCGTCGAGTAAGAGCACCTCAGGCTCCTGCACGAGCGCGCGGGCAATAAAGACCTGCTGCATCTGGCCACCGCTCAACTCACTGATATCGCGCATGGCAAGATCCTCGATGTGGAGCATTTCCAGTGTGTGCAGAACCTTCTCCGTGTCCTGCTCGCTCGTACGCCAGCTGATGTGCGGTCGCCTGCCCATGAGCACCGCATCAAAGACGGTGATCGAGAAGGCTTGCGCGAGACTCTGCGGTATGTACCCGATCCTTCGGGCGAGCTCAAGCCGGCTCATATGGCTTATTTCCTCGCCGTCGAGCAGGATGGTGCCGTGCTGGGGATGAAGTATCCGATCGATGCATTTCAGGAGCGTGGATTTGCCCGCGCCGTTGGGGCCAAGGACGGCCACGATCTCCTTTGTGCCCACTTCCAGGCTCACACCCGCGAGTACGGGAGCACTTGCATAGCCGAACGCAAGGTCTTTTATTTTCAGGGTTACCATCTCTCCACCACCCTACCAATACTCCTTCTTTCTGCGCAAGATTAAGTAAAGGAAGAGCGGAACGCCGAGAAATGACGTGAGCAGTCCCACCGGCAGGATCGTCGGTGCTACAATTCTGCGCGCGACCGTATCAGCCGTGAGTAATATAACGGCACCACAGAGCCCGGAAGCAGGGATCAGATAGCGGTTATCGCCACCGATCACCATCCGGCACATATGCGGTGCCACCAACCCGATAAATCCGATAGTACCGGTGAAGCAAATCACCCCGGCAGTCATGACCGACGCGAGAATAAAGCACAGCACCCTCGTCTGATCCACATTGACGCCCAGGCTCTTCGCGCTCTCGTCGCCCGCACTCAGTGTATTCAAATCCCAGGATTTGAGCATGAGCAGTGGTATGCAGATGGCAAGGGTGATGACGACAAAGATCAACTTATCCCACGTGGCCCGGCCGAGACTCCCGAACATCCAGAAAACCACCTCGGCCACGGCCGCCTCCTCGCCAAAGTACTGGAGGAGCCCGGTCATCGCGGAGAAGAGGTACATCAACGCGATACCGGCGAGGATCATCGTCTCCGGTGTCGCGCTCCGGTAGCGTGAGAGGCCATAGATGATGAACGCGGAGAGAACAGCGAATACGAAAGCATTCGCGATGATCAAATACTGTCCAGCGGCAAAGCCTCTGCCCAGAATGATCGCGAGCGCCGCGCCGAAGCCGGCTGCGGATGCGATCCCCAGGGTGTAGGGGCTGGCTAACGGGTTACGGACCACGCTCTGCATCGTAGTTCCAGCGATAGCGAGTCCAATGCCCGCCAGAATGCCCATCACGATCGCCGGCAGCCGCAGGTTCCAGACCACGAGCTCTTTGGTCGTCTCCGGCTTACGGAAGAGCCCGTGCCAGATGATCGTATACACCTCAACGACCGAGATATGATAGGAGCCGAGCGTGGCCGCAACGCCCGCGATCAAGACGATCACGACGATCAAGGCCACCATGAAGATGAGCTTCCGAGCAGTAAAACGCTTGTACTGCGCTCGTATCTCATCGCCCGTCGTTCCCTTCTCCGCTCCAGACTGATTCCGGGTCATCTTATAGGTCCCCCGCGTTACCGGTTCTCGGCCGCGGCGTATGTGGCGTGCAGAGCCAGGGCTCTCGCAGGACTGCGGGACACCGCTTGTTCATACTGCACGAGCCACAGTTCCGATCACTTCGTATGCACCCTGCGCTGCGGGCATACTGCCGTGCGAGTTCCGCCCCCCGGGAACCAGCAAATGCCTGCTCCTGCGGGTACGCACCACCCCATTTGACGTTTTCCAGATGGTGCTCACAGCGCTTCCCGATCGCGTCCAGCTCGCTCGCAGACGGCCCGGGATGGTAATAGAGCATGAAACTCGGCCGGAAACCGATCAGGTGATAGGGTACGGACGGATCAATCGCGGCGATAAATTGCGCGATCTCTTCGATCTCAGTATCATTTATCCGCGGCACCACAACGGTTTTAAGCGCTCGTAGTTTGTCACGGTGTTTTATCAGGAAAGCAGCGTTCCGTAAAACGGGCTCAACCGGCGCACCACTCAACGCCAGATGCGTATCGTTGCGATAGGCATTGATCTCCAGCGTTATATACGAGCAGAGGTCAACGATCCGCTTCATGCTCGCTTCAGTGGCAAAGCCGTTAGTGGTTAAGCCTACCTGGAGGTGGGGCATCCGCTTCTTCGCCGCCCTTACTACCGCCTCGATGTACGGCAGGTGGATGGTCGGCTCGCCGCCGGTAAAGCCGAGCTTCTCGATGCCTGCGCCCTGTAATTTCTCGATCGCTTCGCGCGCAAGCTCTTCAGGATCTATGTATCCGCGGTAGAACCAGTTGGTGTCGGGATACTGCGAGAGTCGATATGCGTTACAGTAGAGGCAGCGGAAATTGCAGCCCAGCAACGTAACCGAGTAGCTCTCGAGCGATTCCGCCAGACAGGTGTACGCCACCTCGGGAACGTTGACCTTACAGACCCCCACCGCTTCGATCCTGTTCACCCCACAATCCCATGCGCACAATCTGCACTCTCTGAAGTCTTGCATGATCCTCATATCTGTTCATTCATTGATACGGGGCGATACGGTGCTCCTGTGCCATGCTACGCCCTTCTCACGCCCCCACCTACGTCCTCAAAGTGGTCACGCCGGAGTACGCGAGCACCTTCCCTTCGCCCCCCGGATACTCAACGCGCAAGAACTCCTCGAGGAACTCCTGCGAGACGTGCCCGGGCTCGATCGGGAGCTCAGGATGGAAGAGCTTGGCAAGCAGCACGAACCCATAGGTGTGCTCAAAACCGTTCGTGACAGACCACGGTACAGCGTAGATCTGGTTGTTCACGGTAGCATTCAGGGTTCCCCAGGATTTCCCAGCCATGAGCTGCTGCAGGAGATTTGCCGGCTCGGTTGCGGTATTCCACCAGCCGAAGACGTTGCCACAGATCATGATGACCGTATCCGGATTCTTGGCCAACACCCATTCAGCGTTAACTTTGGGATAGCCCGTCGTGGCGTATTCGGTGATCGGCCGCGCTCCAGCCTTCTCAGCGAGCAGGTAGAGCGTTGAGCCTGGCCCGTAGCTACTGATATCTGAGGTCTTACCGATCGCGCCGGAGGTATAGGTCAGAAAGACCTCTGGCTTTTCACGGCCCGTAACGAACTCCTCCACCTGTGCCAGGTAACCGTTATGCCAGGCGATATAGCGCGCTGCTGCGTGCTCCTTCTCCAGGAGGAAAGCAAGTTCCTCCAGCTCCTCGAAGATCTGGTCATACTCCGCAGTGACATAGAGATAGAAGCCGACCACGGTAATATCAAATCCCTTGAGCTTATCTTCTGCTACATTCACATTGATCGTGCCCGCCGGCGAAACGATCAACAGGTCGGGATGCAGTGCCACTATGGTCTCCCAATCAACTTCCTTCCACGTTCCCACCACGGGTTGCTGCGAGGTGGCGGGGAAATAAAACGAAAAGTCCTTGACCGTCTCGCTTATGCCGACGACCCTATGCTCGGCGCCGAGGATCTGTATCGCGCGCGCACCATCTGAACTGAGAACAACGATCTTCTTCACCGGTCGATAAATCGTTACGGTCCGGCCCGCGGTATCCACAATGCTTCGTGGCGCGCCATTCCAGTAGACGTAAACGTGAGCGGCATCCCGTAAATCTTCCAGGGAGAGATCGCCCGTACCGTGGAGATAACGGAAGATGTTCGCTACCAGTTCACGCTCGTCCAGATTTCCATTGCCATCGTCGTCGCCGGGTATCCCGGCGGCTGCAGCAGGCATGAACGATAGCGAAGCCATGCAGAGTAGCAGGATCAAGAGGGCGAGCCCTGCTGTTACGGCTCTCATTCCCGGCGGCCTCCGGTGCTCCTCAGGACTATAAGCACAAGCAGTACGGTGACCAGTGAAACGATGAGAGAGAGCACTCCGAACCCGGGAACCGCAGGCTCCGAGTCAGCACGGGGCGTTTCTGTGGACGTGCCGGGTTGTGCAGAAGTAGACGGCATCTCGCCCCCACCCACAACAACGGTCGTTGCTGCGATACTGCCCTCGCCCGCGCCAAGCAGATCGATCCATGTGCCCGTGAATGTTCCGGTACCCGACGCAGGAGCCTTTATCCGGTAGCTCACGACCGTCTCGTCCATAACGACGAAGGCAAGCTCATGCCCGGAGACCTCATGGTTTTTGCACGTCGTGCTCACGAAGTCGAACCCATCCGGGATCGTCTCACGTATACCAACAACCAGCGGGGGTTCCGCGTCCATCGTGAGTGTCACCTCGAACTCAGCACCGGGCACGGGGTCACTCAGCACGGACCTGGTCACGCCGCCTACGTCCGCGCCCTGCACCGCGCTCATCATGCCCGCACAGAACACGGAACTCACCAGTATGAGCAAGAAAAGCATTATTAACACGTTTTTGCCGTTTCCCGTGCTACGTACTCTTCTCATTCCGCCCCTCCCGGCTCATCACCACACGCGCGATCACAACACATGATCATGATATCTTTTATTCCTGCTGTTATATATCTCTCTGTATAGTTAACAAGAGAGAGAATATTTCACGAGTATTTTAATATCAAGAACCACCTCAGTATCTACAGACGCGAAGCTGATCTGAGGCGAGAGAGCGAGAGACCACACGGAGATCAACCGACCATGGGAGGGGCGATGAAGAAGGCGGTACAGCGCAAAGGAGTAACGGTACGACTCTGCGTCGTTGCCGTGCTGATGGCCGTGACGCTCGGAGCTGTAGTACCGCTCCTCTCGGCGACCACCATCACGGACACCCAGACGATCTCGAGCCAGGGGGAGCTCTTTGACGTTAACTTCGGCGCCGTCACGATCTGGCTGGACGGTGAGACGTCCAAGATATTGCAGGGGCAGGCCATTCAATTTTACAATCGCAGCGGCGGACCGGTGGCGACGGTAACGTTAACGGGTATTTCAGGCGACGCGGAAGATCACGAGCAGTTCTCTGATAGTAGTGGCAAGCTCGACACCGGGCTCAAACCACTAAAGGTGGGTACCTATCGCGCGAACTGTACAGAAGGGTGCGATAACACCACGATCACGGTCGAAGAGCCGTACCTGAGGTTGAAGCTCAAGCGGAACGGTAAAACGATCACGAGCATACCGGAAGGTTCAGGCTTTAATATCGAGCTGAACACCAATCTGGACCTGTATGATGGTGTCACTCTTGTGGTGAAAGACCCCGGTGGGAACACACGCAAGGCAAATGCTGATGGGACGGTCTTTGACACTGTTAACGTTGATCATCTTACTGACCTGGAAATCACCACTGCGGGCTGGGAGCTGGGCACGTACACCTTCCAGGTTCTTACGGAGGAGTACGCGCGAGGGCTCGATGCGGAGAGCAGCAGGGAGAAATTGGAGATCGTGAGCGGCGAGTTGAAGATAGAAGCGCAGAAGACCGAGATCGTCGAGTTGGAGAACATACGACTTACGGTTACCGGGCTTCCGGATCTCGAGATCGCGCTCGTCGTGGCACGGAACGGTGAGCGTGCGATATTCCCCGCGAGCAGGAATGACAACCCCCCCAGCGAAACCTACGGCGGGTTCACGGATACCATCGGCGCGGAAGGCGAGATGGTTTATCTCGTTCATTTTGATCGAATCGGCTCGTACACGGTTAAGGTGCAGGACCGGAACAGCAATGCTGAGGATTACGTCGACATCGCGGTTATAAAGAAGAAAGTGACGTTCACCATTCCGGAGACCTGTGCGATCGGGTCGGATCTCATTATCAGCGGCACGGCGAATACTGGCAAGACGGTGGACATTGCCATTGAGGATGTCGTTGTGAGGGCAGGCGTGGCGATAGACAGCGCCGGTAAGTTCGAGGTGAAGCTGCGCACGCCTGAAACCTACGGGACCGGGACTGAAGATGCGATCAAGATCCGTGGCTTCATCAACGGTGGTTTTTCCGATGGTGAAGATATCTCGGAGTTCAACGATGACGGCTCGACCCTGGTTCTCATGGTCTTAGGTGGCCTCACGGCAGAGTCCTCGGTTGCCCTGGTGCCGCCCGGGGATTCGTTTACGCTCAGCGGCACCGCACTGGGCACGAAGGTGGTGGATATCCTGGTCGTCGCGCCGAAAGGCGGGAGTGGGCGCGGGATGAACCCGACGAATTCAGAGGAGAACGGCTTGCCGAGCGGGATCATTTATGAGACCGCGTCGGTCAGCAGCGCCACGTCTCTGTGGTCCGTTGAGCTGAGGGTAGATAAAAATGCAGACTCCGGGCAGTACCTCGCGTTCGTGCTCACACCGGGACGGAACCAGGTTTATGACGGCGTTCGGAACGCGTCAGTGCTGGACGGTGTAGCGGAAAAGTATTTCAGTGGTGATCTGAGCCTGCTGGGGGCGAAGACGCAGGAGCAGATAAAGGCGATTCTGACAGAAGCGACGACTGGTGCTCCGGGCAGCGACGATCTCATGAAGACGGTGAAAGTCACTGTTGGGCTGGCTGAGGTGATGCTCTATCCGCTTGATGATGTTGTGCTTGGCGAGAACCTCACGGTACACGGTGCCTCGAACAGAGAGGGGCAGACCATCATCGTCAGGGTGCTGGGCCCGCTTACGCTCGGCCCGCAGTTCGTCACGGTCAATAATGGCGTGTTCACGGCCACGTTCAGTACGCTGAAAGCACTGACCGGGGAGTACACGGTGGAAGCTAACGATGGTGAGGGACATACCGATACGAAGGCAGTAAAGATCGTTACGCCGACCCGTTCGCGGGAAGAGCCGTCCGTGACACCGGCAGCCACGAGCGCACCCACGACATCTTCACCCGCACCGGGTGCAGCACCGGTAACAACGCCGGCGCCAGAGTCAGAGCCCGTGGAACCCGCAGGTTTGCAGCAGCTGCCCGTACCGGGATTTGGTGCTCTGGTACTGCTGCTCGCCGTACTGATCGTTTCTCTGCTCGCTGCGATCACGCGAAAGAGGAGCGGCTAGCTAACTCAGCTTATCCCTCGTGTTCTGAAGAACAGGAATGCGCCGCACACGAGCATGAGCAACACCACAACGCATTCGAAGCCCGGCGCTTCGGTGCTTGCCGGTTCCGTGCTTTGCTCAGTCGCGGGCACTACTACCGTTGGCGCTGGTAGCGTCGCGACTGGTGTCGGTACGGGTGTGGGTTTCGGGGTGGCGGGTGACGCAAGCGTGGTGACCGGGCCGGCAGTTACGGCGAAGAGCGAAAAGCCAGGTGTAACCGCCTCGAAATACACGGTGGCGTTCTCCATCTCAGCGATGTTCGCGGTGGGTAGTGCACTCCACCCCTCGCGTTCGTGATACCGGTTCAACGTCACCGCTTCTGCAGCAACCCGGTTCTCCGCGATCCACGAGGTTGCCACCTTGAACTCGATTCGCCCTGCTATACTCGCGTCCTCGTCGTGATCCACGGAGATCTGGAAGAAAACGTAGGGTATGCCTGAGGGATCAGGAATCCCGAAGGGTTTCTCAACTCGTTCCACAACCACTTTCGCATCGCTCACACTGCTAGCAGCGGTGAGCGCGAGCAGAGAGACGTCCATGTCCTGGAAGACCATTGCCACTTCCTTTCCTGGATCCAGCCGCGGAATAATTCGAGTTGCCTTTGTTACTGCCGTTGCAGGCGCGGTGGACGGTATGGTCGAAGTCGTTGTGGCCGCACTCTCTTTTGCGCTCGAGCCGCCACTACCACCGCTACCGTCTTCTTCCGCTACCTCTTTATACGTGACCACGAGGACTGCCGTTGCCGGCATCATGTTATCGCCGTCGTCGCCCTGAACGACCTCATTATTCTTCGGTTCAAGGTACCGGGTGACGTCAATTGCAACAACTCCCTGTTGCGCTTCATTCGCCCCGACTTCCATGGACAGACCTTCGAGATCTGCACGCCATGCGTGGAAATACCCGTTGTACAGCCCTTTGCCCAGCTCACGACCGTTGAATTCGATGAGATCATCCTCGGCATCGTCCGCCCAGGGTGTGATCACACCGAGCACCGCTTTTTCCACTTCTTGATCGAGATGCTCGCCGGTGAATCGGGCGCTGTTACGGCACGAATCCAGCCCGAGGAACCCGCCGTCCGATCGGCGCCCGCCCATGAGGATGTCCGCGCCCTCGGTGATCCAGTACTCACGCAGTGGTGCCGTGTTGTCCTCATAGACGACGAGCAGCGCTGGTGCGGCGAATGAGTACTCGTCGGTAAAGTCGTCATCGCTACCATCATTGATGTTCTCGACGGTCACGACGTATGTTCCATTCGCGCGCACGTAATTCGTGAGATCGTAGGCGTACGTGCCCCAAGCGTGAAACCTGAAATTGAGGAAATCGCCCTTGAGGTCGTTATAGCTCGCGTCCAGTCTCAGCTCGGTGGAGGTACCGCCCGGAGTCTGCATCGTGAGCTGTATCTTCGGCGCTTTCGGTCTCGAGCTTTTGGGTTCCGCCCACGTGTAATAGAGATACAATCGCGCGAGCTTGGTGCTGCCCGGAATCTGCACATTGTAATTGATCTTATAGGGTGAGCCATAAACGGTCCCGCTATCACGCGATTTGTCACTGCGATAGACCGCATCGCCCGTGGTGATGATCATGCCACCACGTAGCAGGTCATGCGCATACTCTTCCAGAGGCTGATCCGCCGCAAAACCGTTCCAGACGACTTTCTGCTCCCGAGTCAATTCATTATTTGTCTCGTTGAGCTCCTGCACCGCTTCATCTTCGTCTACCACAGCACTCAGCGTGTAGATCCTGCTGGTGTTCCTATAACTCAATTTTGCGCCCTGTGCCGTGTCCGTCCAGCTCAAAGGGTCCTCACCTTCCGGCGTCCACGGGAATTTTAACTCTCGGGCCTGACCAGCGCCCAGGTCTTCAATCGTTTCACTGCCGATCAAATCGCCATCCGCGTAGAGTGCCATCTTACAAACCTCGGCGGTTGTAGTTCCGTTGTTTTGCACCGTGACATTCACGTAATTCCGCAGATTGAAAAAAGGATCACCCATGGCGAGGCCATACTCGTCTGACCAGCGGTAGTGGTAGGGCTTGATCGCCGTAATGGTAAGGTCTGGCAGCTCCGCACCATCGCCCGGCGATGCTGCAGGATGCTGCGCGAGCACTGGTGCCGAGGAAGCGAGCAAAACGAGGAACATGAGAACTGCTCCTGCGCATACTGGTGCGAACGTCCCGATCGCTACTATGCCGCGATGAGCCCTCTTCTCACTGGCGGTCGTCATAATATAGTTTAAAGGCTGGAATTGCCTTATCGTACTCCTTTCCGTTAACGTCGGTAAAGGACGTGCACCTGATGACCCCTCCCGCCACCGGTAACTCGTCCTGATGGTGCAGCTGCGGATACGAGCCCGTTCTGATCTCGTAGTTGTAGGTTTTCCCTTTTTCAAGCGTGACCGGCCCGTCAAACGTCAGGTTGCGCCAATCGCCCAGATATCCCCGCCACGAAGCGCTCGTGTTCAGCCCGTTCCCGTAGATCCGCACATATTCGGTATGCCCGCCGGTACCCGCACAAGGATAGGTATAGATGGTGTTTAGCGTTATGTTAGTGGTAACCTCTATGGTGCCCCTATGGATTCCCGGGATACTAGGATAAGGGTTTTCTGGCAATCCCGTGTCGAGTTCAGTCTTCTCGGGCGAATATTCGAGTGTTAGGATCGCGAGCGGCACGTTTATGAACGTATCCTCGCAGCGGCTGTACACGGCACGGTTCTCGGATTCGCCTACATACGGCGAGACGTTCCAGGTGTTCAGCTCGAAGGTGTTGCTGTCCATCAAGCTCGTGTCCAACGAATAGCCATTAAAAGTCACGCCGGTACTGCAGGGCGGATCATAGGCGGTCAGAAGCACCATCGCTAACTGCGCGCCTGTGAGGTTAGCAGGGTCTACGGTACCATTAAAGTACGTGGTTCCGGTATTATGCTCACCAACAGGCGGAAAAACGGGTGCATCATAGTGGAGTGCATCGTTGCCATCGTTCAGCCAGTAGTGGATAATCTTCGGATTGTCCCCGCCTTCGTAGATCACCACCAGGACAATGCCGTAGACTCGGCCATCAAAGGCGCCATAGGTTTCATTGATCTTACGGGCGCGTGCGGTGTTCACAGCACCTGCGGTTACCAGATCA contains these protein-coding regions:
- a CDS encoding DUF4349 domain-containing protein; this translates as MVSRIARAVSFEMTCEMSFEFLSFKGNMSSFSSASSAVSSVPFSWLPESRIIASYFLAFIYLFLKPFIAAISPVAYHNLLNRRTEPSCRQVLEMRKNVAIVAVIVLCILSASIGYMLSPAFDPEKQADHYSRAPEGGLYDSLPVPAPAGKGAAETSSSALTPTAEQKLIQRASLSIEVANYQTGSDALSQIVERAGGFISDSYSYVTRTDRKRGDITIRVPSDQFLMVLADLEKLGTVTSQHISGEDVTEEYIDLQARLNNSKRQEQRLLEILERAETVEEILEVERELERVRSGIEQMTGRITYLENRIELATITVSLYEPEPITQSWGIRDALRAAFGGFVAVIRGLIIAVGYALPILILLGLGWIIRSCIVRRRRGRTV
- a CDS encoding ABC transporter ATP-binding protein is translated as MVTLKIKDLAFGYASAPVLAGVSLEVGTKEIVAVLGPNGAGKSTLLKCIDRILHPQHGTILLDGEEISHMSRLELARRIGYIPQSLAQAFSITVFDAVLMGRRPHISWRTSEQDTEKVLHTLEMLHIEDLAMRDISELSGGQMQQVFIARALVQEPEVLLLDEPTSNLDIRHQLEVMHTVKSIVRKNEISAMMAIHDLNLAARFADKIVLMNGGGILSVGNPATVITPENIRVVFKVDADVYEKDGKLHVVPLRAIARTT
- a CDS encoding iron ABC transporter permease; the encoded protein is MTRNQSGAEKGTTGDEIRAQYKRFTARKLIFMVALIVVIVLIAGVAATLGSYHISVVEVYTIIWHGLFRKPETTKELVVWNLRLPAIVMGILAGIGLAIAGTTMQSVVRNPLASPYTLGIASAAGFGAALAIILGRGFAAGQYLIIANAFVFAVLSAFIIYGLSRYRSATPETMILAGIALMYLFSAMTGLLQYFGEEAAVAEVVFWMFGSLGRATWDKLIFVVITLAICIPLLMLKSWDLNTLSAGDESAKSLGVNVDQTRVLCFILASVMTAGVICFTGTIGFIGLVAPHMCRMVIGGDNRYLIPASGLCGAVILLTADTVARRIVAPTILPVGLLTSFLGVPLFLYLILRRKKEYW
- a CDS encoding radical SAM protein; translation: MQDFRECRLCAWDCGVNRIEAVGVCKVNVPEVAYTCLAESLESYSVTLLGCNFRCLYCNAYRLSQYPDTNWFYRGYIDPEELAREAIEKLQGAGIEKLGFTGGEPTIHLPYIEAVVRAAKKRMPHLQVGLTTNGFATEASMKRIVDLCSYITLEINAYRNDTHLALSGAPVEPVLRNAAFLIKHRDKLRALKTVVVPRINDTEIEEIAQFIAAIDPSVPYHLIGFRPSFMLYYHPGPSASELDAIGKRCEHHLENVKWGGAYPQEQAFAGSRGAELARQYARSAGCIRSDRNCGSCSMNKRCPAVLREPWLCTPHTPRPRTGNAGDL
- a CDS encoding ABC transporter substrate-binding protein, producing MRAVTAGLALLILLLCMASLSFMPAAAAGIPGDDDGNGNLDERELVANIFRYLHGTGDLSLEDLRDAAHVYVYWNGAPRSIVDTAGRTVTIYRPVKKIVVLSSDGARAIQILGAEHRVVGISETVKDFSFYFPATSQQPVVGTWKEVDWETIVALHPDLLIVSPAGTINVNVAEDKLKGFDITVVGFYLYVTAEYDQIFEELEELAFLLEKEHAAARYIAWHNGYLAQVEEFVTGREKPEVFLTYTSGAIGKTSDISSYGPGSTLYLLAEKAGARPITEYATTGYPKVNAEWVLAKNPDTVIMICGNVFGWWNTATEPANLLQQLMAGKSWGTLNATVNNQIYAVPWSVTNGFEHTYGFVLLAKLFHPELPIEPGHVSQEFLEEFLRVEYPGGEGKVLAYSGVTTLRT
- a CDS encoding DUF3344 domain-containing protein, which gives rise to MTTASEKRAHRGIVAIGTFAPVCAGAVLMFLVLLASSAPVLAQHPAASPGDGAELPDLTITAIKPYHYRWSDEYGLAMGDPFFNLRNYVNVTVQNNGTTTAEVCKMALYADGDLIGSETIEDLGAGQARELKFPWTPEGEDPLSWTDTAQGAKLSYRNTSRIYTLSAVVDEDEAVQELNETNNELTREQKVVWNGFAADQPLEEYAHDLLRGGMIITTGDAVYRSDKSRDSGTVYGSPYKINYNVQIPGSTKLARLYLYYTWAEPKSSRPKAPKIQLTMQTPGGTSTELRLDASYNDLKGDFLNFRFHAWGTYAYDLTNYVRANGTYVVTVENINDGSDDDFTDEYSFAAPALLVVYEDNTAPLREYWITEGADILMGGRRSDGGFLGLDSCRNSARFTGEHLDQEVEKAVLGVITPWADDAEDDLIEFNGRELGKGLYNGYFHAWRADLEGLSMEVGANEAQQGVVAIDVTRYLEPKNNEVVQGDDGDNMMPATAVLVVTYKEVAEEDGSGGSGGSSAKESAATTTSTIPSTAPATAVTKATRIIPRLDPGKEVAMVFQDMDVSLLALTAASSVSDAKVVVERVEKPFGIPDPSGIPYVFFQISVDHDEDASIAGRIEFKVATSWIAENRVAAEAVTLNRYHEREGWSALPTANIAEMENATVYFEAVTPGFSLFAVTAGPVTTLASPATPKPTPVPTPVATLPAPTVVVPATEQSTEPASTEAPGFECVVVLLMLVCGAFLFFRTRGIS
- a CDS encoding DUF3344 domain-containing protein yields the protein MHNAGHAREHPRGKLILTTIIPAHKNMHKKQLALGVVIALALVMVITPASADYNFCGWPLETRASGTVNGGVFIDYVPWNGSKDLSLTSSVPNGTVQWAYLCTGFWGGTANYQGWVNVTFNGISDRNGLGSIHLQGKDDTNPTVWCTTHGKHWLYYNVTDLVTAGAVNTARARKINETYGAFDGRVYGIVLVVIYEGGDNPKIIHYWLNDGNDALHYDAPVFPPVGEHNTGTTYFNGTVDPANLTGAQLAMVLLTAYDPPCSTGVTFNGYSLDTSLMDSNTFELNTWNVSPYVGESENRAVYSRCEDTFINVPLAILTLEYSPEKTELDTGLPENPYPSIPGIHRGTIEVTTNITLNTIYTYPCAGTGGHTEYVRIYGNGLNTSASWRGYLGDWRNLTFDGPVTLEKGKTYNYEIRTGSYPQLHHQDELPVAGGVIRCTSFTDVNGKEYDKAIPAFKLYYDDRQ